One Deltaproteobacteria bacterium genomic region harbors:
- the nikR gene encoding nickel-responsive transcriptional regulator NikR: MATHHLSRFGVSLEDDLLAAFDLSIGELGYQNRSEAIRDLIRDHLIQQKVGRGATPVIGVVTLVYDHRVHRLSDLLADMQHKAEVAVSASLHIHLDEHNCLEAIVIRGRADKVHEIASKLIATKGVQNGKLVTTTAEMKH; the protein is encoded by the coding sequence ATGGCCACACACCACCTATCGCGCTTTGGCGTATCGCTGGAAGATGATCTGTTAGCCGCTTTCGATCTGAGCATCGGCGAGTTGGGCTACCAAAACCGCTCCGAGGCGATTCGCGATCTGATTCGCGATCACTTGATCCAGCAGAAAGTCGGTCGCGGCGCTACGCCGGTGATCGGCGTGGTTACCTTGGTCTATGACCATCGGGTGCACCGACTGAGCGATTTACTCGCGGACATGCAGCACAAAGCCGAAGTCGCGGTGAGCGCCAGTCTGCATATCCATTTGGATGAGCATAATTGTCTCGAAGCCATCGTCATCCGCGGCCGCGCCGATAAAGTTCACGAGATCGCCAGCAAATTGATCGCCACCAAGGGCGTGCAGAACGGTAAGTTGGTAACCACAACCGCGGAGATGAAGCACTAA
- a CDS encoding TonB-dependent receptor, whose protein sequence is MNAWRRNSAGLLLGIFLRFAPAFAADPVEVYVIGQQPTSTASEQTIRQKEFELRPSTTPGDILRLVPGLFVAQHQGGGKAEQIFLRGFDADHGSDVAIFIDGIPVNLPSHGHGQGYADLHWLIPEMVDRVEVYKGPYFVQFGDFNTAGAVNIITKKRDKDTTLTITGGSYNQQRYLGVLSPPEGTPFSPYIGVEAFHDLGPFKNPENFNRLNVMSKFTLLSTASANLHLLGSFFKSDWNASGEIPARAVRARELGRFDAVDNSEGGKTERHNVNVQYNWADAEQSLNAQAWFSYYRFQLFSNFTFFQDDSVNGDEIEQTDKRILGGTYLNYRRNYSLLNIPNETLVGFSSRSDRANVGQFRDTRRQRLANTSDSLIQQHNLAWYAQQELRPTEWLRAQLGVRLDKFFYDVRADGSAANSINGTKEAVIANPKVNLIVSPFVDNAVAKRSELYVNFGGGYHSNDARDVVTSSSSKAVLPRALGGELGYKTKLFDRFDVGIDYWRLHLDSELVWAGDAGSTEAKGKTQRQGIEGELRFQLVDWLSADLDTSYTWAKFVKTGDAVPLAPRFLAAGGLTARHLTGLEGRLQMRSIGARWGDKERTATIHGYTIFDLLAKYKWERCEFLFSIVNLANKKWRSAQFFHSSQLKSESTPVNDIHFSPGEPLTVKAGITVHLW, encoded by the coding sequence ATGAACGCTTGGCGACGAAATTCTGCTGGTCTGCTCCTAGGGATATTTTTGCGCTTCGCGCCAGCTTTCGCAGCCGACCCGGTGGAAGTCTACGTCATCGGTCAACAACCGACTTCGACCGCAAGCGAGCAAACCATTCGCCAAAAAGAATTCGAACTCCGACCGAGCACCACGCCGGGAGACATTCTGCGCTTGGTCCCCGGACTATTCGTCGCCCAACATCAGGGCGGCGGCAAAGCCGAGCAAATTTTTCTGCGCGGTTTCGACGCCGACCATGGCTCCGACGTGGCGATCTTTATCGACGGCATTCCAGTCAACTTGCCGAGCCACGGCCACGGCCAAGGATACGCCGACCTTCATTGGCTAATCCCAGAGATGGTCGATCGCGTGGAAGTCTATAAAGGTCCCTACTTTGTGCAGTTCGGCGACTTCAATACCGCTGGCGCAGTCAACATCATTACTAAGAAGCGCGACAAAGACACAACTCTGACGATTACCGGGGGCAGTTACAATCAGCAACGTTATCTCGGCGTGCTTTCCCCGCCCGAGGGCACGCCGTTCTCACCTTACATCGGCGTCGAAGCATTTCACGATCTCGGACCGTTCAAAAATCCTGAGAACTTTAACCGACTCAACGTCATGTCGAAGTTCACACTGTTGTCGACGGCGAGTGCCAATCTCCACCTGCTCGGCAGTTTTTTCAAAAGCGATTGGAATGCGTCAGGCGAAATTCCGGCGCGCGCGGTACGAGCTAGGGAACTCGGCCGATTCGACGCCGTCGACAACAGCGAAGGCGGCAAGACCGAACGGCACAACGTCAATGTGCAATACAATTGGGCCGATGCCGAGCAATCGCTCAACGCCCAAGCTTGGTTTTCCTATTACCGATTTCAATTGTTTTCAAATTTTACCTTCTTCCAGGACGATTCGGTCAATGGCGATGAGATCGAGCAAACCGACAAGCGCATCCTCGGCGGCACGTATCTCAACTACCGGCGCAATTATTCGTTGCTGAATATTCCTAACGAGACGCTCGTCGGTTTTTCCAGCCGCAGCGATCGCGCCAACGTCGGCCAATTTCGTGACACCCGCCGCCAACGACTGGCGAACACCAGCGATTCGTTGATCCAGCAGCACAATCTGGCCTGGTATGCCCAACAAGAGCTGCGCCCCACCGAATGGCTGCGAGCCCAGCTCGGCGTCCGCTTGGATAAATTCTTCTACGACGTGCGCGCCGACGGCAGCGCGGCCAATTCCATCAACGGTACCAAAGAAGCTGTCATCGCCAATCCCAAAGTCAATTTGATTGTCTCACCGTTTGTCGACAACGCCGTCGCCAAACGCTCGGAGCTCTACGTCAATTTCGGCGGCGGCTATCACAGCAACGACGCCCGCGACGTGGTGACCAGCTCAAGCAGCAAAGCGGTGCTGCCGCGCGCCCTCGGCGGCGAGCTCGGATACAAAACCAAGCTCTTCGATCGTTTCGATGTTGGTATCGATTATTGGCGCCTGCATCTCGATAGTGAATTGGTTTGGGCCGGCGACGCTGGTAGTACCGAAGCCAAGGGCAAAACCCAACGACAGGGTATCGAAGGCGAGTTGCGATTTCAGCTCGTCGACTGGCTGAGCGCCGATCTCGACACGTCGTACACCTGGGCGAAATTTGTCAAAACCGGCGACGCGGTTCCGTTGGCGCCGCGATTTCTCGCCGCCGGCGGTTTGACTGCGCGCCATTTGACCGGACTGGAAGGTCGCCTGCAAATGCGCTCCATCGGTGCCCGTTGGGGCGACAAAGAGCGCACGGCGACGATTCACGGTTATACGATTTTCGATCTGCTCGCCAAATATAAATGGGAGCGCTGCGAATTTTTGTTTTCGATCGTCAACCTCGCCAATAAAAAATGGCGCTCGGCGCAATTTTTTCATAGCTCGCAATTGAAATCGGAAAGCACGCCGGTCAACGACATTCACTTTTCCCCCGGCGAGCCGCTGACTGTCAAAGCCGGCATCACGGTGCATCTATGGTGA
- a CDS encoding cytochrome c: protein MRSAIFCCFALLLLAVGCGRNSRMDTVYSQRCFNCHGANGRGDGPMAAALPALPPDFRDTVQHKSNPQIKRAIADGKGVMPAFSPALSQSELNDMLQMVRLISREGRNISWWENFDTLVAAHCSIPWEAVLGYDDPPAEKKP from the coding sequence ATGCGATCAGCCATTTTTTGCTGCTTTGCGCTGTTGCTTCTTGCGGTAGGCTGCGGCCGCAACAGCCGCATGGACACGGTTTATTCCCAGCGCTGTTTCAACTGCCACGGCGCCAACGGTCGCGGCGATGGACCCATGGCGGCGGCGCTGCCAGCGTTGCCACCGGATTTCCGTGATACAGTCCAACATAAGAGCAATCCGCAGATCAAAAGAGCTATAGCCGACGGCAAAGGCGTGATGCCTGCCTTCTCACCCGCGCTTAGCCAGTCCGAGCTTAACGACATGCTGCAAATGGTGCGACTCATTAGCCGAGAAGGGCGTAACATTAGCTGGTGGGAGAATTTCGATACGCTAGTCGCCGCCCATTGCAGTATCCCTTGGGAAGCGGTGCTCGGTTATGACGACCCACCAGCGGAGAAAAAACCGTGA
- a CDS encoding TlpA family protein disulfide reductase yields MKSVNVRMSLTVALLWLLATALTTSTASAQHVHPANPGTAPTVGAAAVPFELKSMEGKTLTLETFHGKPLVLIFFASWCDPYRDEMPLINELASQGSKEGFSVLGVAVEDTRAAVSEFAKEAKLIFPIALDLNSTVKRAYRIFGPPATFFIDGQGIVRDIVLGPATTERARKALKKTGLVGKQ; encoded by the coding sequence ATGAAATCGGTAAACGTAAGAATGAGCTTAACCGTAGCCTTGCTCTGGCTGCTGGCGACTGCGTTAACCACATCGACCGCCAGCGCACAGCATGTTCATCCAGCGAATCCGGGCACAGCGCCAACCGTCGGCGCCGCGGCAGTCCCTTTCGAACTGAAATCGATGGAAGGAAAAACGCTCACGTTAGAAACTTTTCATGGCAAACCGCTGGTGTTAATTTTTTTCGCCAGTTGGTGCGATCCCTACCGCGATGAAATGCCGCTCATCAACGAGCTGGCATCACAAGGAAGCAAAGAAGGTTTCAGCGTGCTCGGCGTCGCCGTCGAAGATACCCGCGCCGCGGTGAGCGAATTCGCTAAGGAAGCGAAACTAATTTTTCCGATCGCCCTGGACCTGAACAGCACCGTCAAACGAGCCTATCGTATCTTCGGTCCACCAGCGACTTTTTTCATCGACGGGCAAGGCATCGTTCGCGACATCGTCCTCGGCCCGGCGACAACGGAACGGGCGCGCAAGGCGTTAAAGAAAACTGGCTTGGTCGGCAAACAATGA
- a CDS encoding SCO family protein: protein MTIRSWLPFCAVVLLINSPIFVLAATAPQSSTQRREVKLAIGDFILTDQSGQTFRFSQLGGKVVLVSFAYTTCPDVCPLLTASMRQVQIGLSATERKDIQLLTITTDPEIDAPKVLAGYAQRYGAELDNWAFLTGEESKLRAVWKNFGVGVKRKGRGLIDHTPLTAIVDRHGTLRVVYIGPNPVVTTMLSDLRALLADR from the coding sequence GTGACAATTCGCAGTTGGTTACCCTTTTGTGCGGTTGTCTTGCTAATAAATTCGCCAATCTTCGTGCTTGCCGCGACCGCGCCTCAAAGTTCGACCCAGCGCCGTGAAGTTAAACTGGCGATTGGCGATTTCATCCTCACCGATCAAAGCGGCCAAACATTTCGATTCAGTCAACTCGGAGGCAAGGTGGTTCTCGTCAGTTTCGCTTACACCACTTGTCCCGATGTTTGTCCGCTGCTGACGGCATCCATGCGCCAAGTGCAAATCGGCTTATCCGCTACTGAGCGCAAGGATATTCAGCTACTAACGATCACCACCGATCCGGAAATCGACGCGCCGAAGGTGTTGGCCGGTTACGCCCAACGTTATGGCGCGGAGTTGGACAACTGGGCGTTTCTCACCGGCGAAGAAAGTAAGCTCAGAGCGGTTTGGAAAAACTTCGGTGTTGGGGTCAAGCGGAAAGGTCGCGGCCTAATCGACCACACGCCGTTGACGGCTATCGTCGATCGCCATGGCACGTTGCGCGTCGTCTACATCGGTCCGAATCCGGTCGTGACGACGATGCTGAGTGATTTGCGTGCGCTGCTCGCCGATCGTTAG
- a CDS encoding exo-alpha-sialidase has translation MTDRLSGLLPFLLSLLVFGCSAELIERGMGARSARIEFGAEIHLGDGTRNPSTPFLRYRADGRLFAIWTEDNAGMSATTKPTQAHEHVAGKMAPSPLRVALLAASAQVNSDSEEIQGEENGPKVAFGADNRAYVAWSIPSAIGDKTRANIRFAMDDGKGGFTSARTLNEVKDAARFPIIELAPDGNFLIAWIDRRVDGPQLRQLYLMRMNSNGQAATKNYQVGQGLCECCKLGIAFADGGKTIYMVDREVNDKQIRNHVLRKSSNGGATFAAPVQISDDGWQVPSCPHSGPSIGRDSRGRLHVSWFTLGRTEQEAGIYYSKSKDSGKSFALRQLVQANSAPEILYNNLVVGDDDTVYSAWSNLDSNNRAQIYLRLLNADEQSWSPIQQVSNAKGNASRPSLALRHNQLHIA, from the coding sequence ATGACTGATAGACTTAGCGGATTACTTCCGTTCCTATTATCGCTGCTGGTTTTCGGTTGCAGCGCGGAACTGATCGAACGCGGCATGGGAGCTCGCTCGGCGAGAATAGAATTCGGCGCAGAAATCCATCTCGGCGATGGCACGCGCAATCCCTCGACGCCGTTTCTCCGTTACCGTGCCGATGGCCGGCTATTCGCGATCTGGACCGAAGACAACGCCGGCATGAGCGCCACGACGAAACCGACTCAAGCGCACGAACATGTCGCCGGCAAGATGGCACCCTCGCCGCTGCGCGTAGCGCTGCTCGCGGCGTCCGCCCAAGTGAATAGCGATTCGGAAGAAATTCAGGGCGAGGAAAATGGTCCCAAGGTTGCCTTCGGCGCCGACAACCGAGCTTACGTAGCTTGGTCAATCCCCAGCGCGATAGGCGACAAAACCCGCGCCAACATTCGCTTCGCCATGGATGACGGCAAAGGCGGCTTCACATCGGCGCGGACTTTGAACGAAGTCAAAGATGCTGCGCGCTTTCCGATCATCGAGCTCGCGCCCGATGGCAACTTTCTAATTGCCTGGATCGACCGGCGCGTCGACGGACCCCAGCTGCGCCAGCTCTATCTCATGCGCATGAATTCAAACGGCCAGGCGGCGACGAAAAATTATCAGGTGGGCCAGGGTCTCTGCGAATGCTGCAAGCTCGGCATCGCATTTGCCGATGGCGGGAAAACGATTTACATGGTCGACCGCGAGGTCAATGACAAACAAATTCGTAATCACGTGCTGCGCAAGTCGTCCAACGGCGGCGCGACCTTCGCCGCGCCGGTGCAAATCAGCGACGACGGCTGGCAGGTTCCGTCATGCCCGCACTCCGGTCCGAGCATCGGCCGCGACAGTCGCGGCCGACTGCACGTCAGTTGGTTCACCCTTGGCCGCACCGAACAGGAAGCCGGTATTTATTACAGCAAGTCGAAAGACAGCGGCAAAAGTTTTGCGCTGCGTCAGTTGGTGCAGGCCAACAGCGCGCCCGAGATTCTCTACAACAATCTGGTGGTCGGTGACGACGATACGGTCTACTCGGCTTGGAGCAATCTCGATAGCAACAACCGCGCGCAAATATATCTGCGCCTGCTCAACGCCGACGAGCAAAGCTGGAGTCCGATCCAACAAGTGAGCAACGCCAAAGGTAACGCCAGCCGGCCAAGCTTGGCCCTGCGCCATAACCAACTCCACATCGCCTGA
- a CDS encoding energy transducer TonB — protein sequence MKEESFGIPLFTSLTIHGLVLLVASSIVHSNRPLPDFLRVSLIELPAVSEEKKPAPLAKPPENKPTEIKPILPTKTDATVIASAPRVEDGGSEASASNLFGKSENGVLPGTGSAGGGTSVAGLGRGAGAPGLPAQQPIFRTNREAKALQTARASYPAMALRNGVESDVTLRIEVDTQGNVTKAEILKSGGAGFDDEALKAVKQSRFEPAQKDGQNVAAEFTFVYRFRLQR from the coding sequence ATGAAGGAGGAATCCTTCGGCATTCCTTTGTTCACGTCGCTGACGATTCACGGCCTAGTGCTGTTGGTTGCCTCGTCGATCGTTCATAGCAATCGACCGCTTCCAGATTTTCTACGGGTCAGTTTGATCGAACTGCCAGCGGTTAGCGAAGAAAAAAAGCCCGCGCCACTCGCGAAACCGCCAGAAAACAAACCGACGGAGATAAAACCTATCCTACCTACAAAAACTGACGCGACCGTGATCGCCAGCGCTCCTCGCGTCGAAGACGGCGGCAGCGAAGCCAGCGCGAGTAATCTTTTCGGCAAAAGCGAAAATGGTGTGTTGCCGGGAACGGGAAGTGCCGGTGGCGGCACATCCGTAGCGGGGCTCGGCCGCGGCGCCGGCGCGCCTGGACTGCCGGCCCAACAACCAATTTTTAGAACCAATCGCGAAGCCAAAGCGCTGCAAACCGCCCGGGCAAGCTATCCGGCGATGGCGCTACGTAACGGCGTCGAAAGCGACGTCACTTTGAGAATCGAAGTCGATACTCAAGGCAATGTCACGAAAGCCGAAATCCTCAAGAGCGGCGGCGCCGGCTTCGATGACGAAGCGCTCAAAGCCGTCAAGCAATCGCGCTTCGAGCCGGCGCAGAAAGACGGCCAAAACGTTGCCGCCGAATTTACTTTCGTCTACCGTTTCCGTTTGCAGCGTTGA
- a CDS encoding MFS transporter → MPEAEEQTMAENIQQQSAQASVSRRTIFSIVCSAHFINHFQSAMLGVIYPLMMKELGMSYLAIASLASVYNTLGSILQASYGFVVPYLRRGVILAIGNCLLGVSVFANGFASTFNHFFIARLIGGIGSSPQHPVGSSMLASHFTEGRGRILAFHSTAGQIGGLLAPISAALLVSWLGWRGVFWVIGALTIVIGLLCLVFQDRLHNAEDKPKSRLAPGGWQAYKACLKNKNILLVSLVFMAGAAGRGQDINEVYIIPHFVHDFNLDLTRAALLFSLIQVGSLVGPFVWGWISDRYNRKLVIQASLLMSGVCTIWLAWQQTVSAGLFINLIVYGAAVTSRQTLTQALLADLVGEELFDAAFSLYYFIGFISIPFWTLITGGVMSKYGFGLAFSVISISYLVAMSLLLLLRMPAKAEASAR, encoded by the coding sequence ATGCCTGAGGCAGAAGAACAAACGATGGCAGAAAACATACAGCAACAAAGCGCCCAGGCTTCAGTGAGCCGCAGGACAATTTTTTCGATCGTCTGCAGCGCCCATTTCATCAACCATTTTCAGTCGGCCATGCTGGGCGTGATCTATCCATTGATGATGAAAGAGCTCGGCATGAGCTATCTCGCCATCGCGTCGCTCGCTTCGGTCTACAATACGCTCGGCAGCATCTTGCAGGCCTCCTATGGTTTCGTCGTGCCCTATCTACGCCGCGGCGTGATCTTAGCCATCGGCAACTGCCTGCTGGGAGTTTCGGTCTTTGCCAACGGCTTCGCGTCGACCTTCAATCATTTTTTCATCGCCCGCTTAATCGGCGGCATCGGCTCCAGCCCGCAACATCCGGTGGGGTCGAGCATGCTCGCCAGCCATTTTACCGAAGGGCGCGGCCGCATCTTAGCGTTTCACTCGACGGCTGGACAGATCGGCGGATTGCTGGCACCGATCTCGGCGGCGCTGTTGGTAAGTTGGCTCGGTTGGCGCGGCGTATTTTGGGTTATCGGCGCTCTGACGATTGTCATCGGCCTGCTTTGCCTAGTTTTCCAAGACCGTCTGCACAACGCCGAGGACAAACCAAAATCCCGTCTCGCCCCCGGCGGTTGGCAGGCATACAAGGCTTGTCTAAAAAATAAAAACATCTTGCTGGTCTCGCTGGTGTTTATGGCCGGCGCCGCCGGCCGCGGCCAAGACATCAATGAGGTTTACATCATTCCCCATTTTGTCCACGACTTTAATCTCGATCTCACCCGCGCCGCGCTGCTTTTTAGTTTGATCCAAGTCGGCAGCCTGGTCGGCCCGTTCGTTTGGGGTTGGATCTCCGATCGCTACAATCGCAAGCTGGTGATTCAGGCGTCGCTGTTAATGTCGGGAGTCTGCACGATCTGGCTCGCATGGCAGCAAACGGTTTCCGCCGGGCTGTTTATCAATCTGATTGTCTACGGCGCGGCGGTGACCTCGCGCCAGACGCTCACTCAGGCGTTGCTCGCCGATCTCGTCGGCGAGGAACTCTTCGATGCCGCTTTCAGTCTCTACTATTTTATCGGTTTCATTTCGATTCCCTTTTGGACGTTAATCACCGGCGGCGTCATGAGCAAGTACGGCTTCGGTCTGGCGTTTAGTGTGATTTCGATTTCCTATCTGGTGGCGATGAGCCTGCTCCTGCTGCTGCGCATGCCGGCGAAGGCTGAAGCGAGCGCGCGGTAA